The following are encoded together in the Ignatzschineria indica genome:
- the dapB gene encoding 4-hydroxy-tetrahydrodipicolinate reductase, which yields MQTVVGIIGITGRMGQVLSEEITKREMLKLGSSYSKELAESSTLATVFKENDVVVDFSNAALVPEIITAALNDPKPLIICTTGWDQTLLMPQIDQLAQKVPVILATNTSIGAAIQRYIVKVVAKALGEDFDIDLHESHHRFKVDSPSGTATTLLEDIVSAKADAFNKQYSPYQVGDGAREADKIGVSVTRAGSIVGEHEVTFTSLEEQISIKHTAFDRALFAKGALKCVEWLSQGQKPGRYTIFDVLNLH from the coding sequence ATGCAAACAGTGGTAGGAATTATAGGGATTACAGGCCGTATGGGGCAGGTATTGAGTGAAGAGATCACAAAGCGGGAAATGCTTAAGCTTGGTTCTTCCTATAGTAAGGAATTAGCAGAAAGCAGTACATTAGCTACGGTGTTTAAAGAGAATGATGTTGTGGTAGATTTCTCTAATGCTGCGCTTGTGCCGGAGATCATTACTGCCGCACTTAACGATCCGAAACCTCTAATTATCTGTACTACGGGATGGGATCAAACATTACTGATGCCTCAAATTGATCAATTGGCTCAAAAAGTCCCCGTTATCTTAGCAACTAATACCAGTATTGGGGCGGCAATACAGCGCTATATTGTTAAAGTTGTTGCTAAAGCGTTGGGTGAAGATTTTGATATTGATCTCCATGAGAGCCATCATCGCTTTAAAGTCGATAGTCCATCAGGAACAGCGACAACACTGCTTGAAGATATTGTATCAGCTAAAGCAGATGCATTTAATAAGCAATATAGCCCTTATCAAGTAGGTGATGGTGCACGAGAAGCAGATAAAATAGGAGTTTCTGTTACACGTGCCGGCTCGATCGTAGGAGAGCATGAGGTGACATTTACCAGTTTAGAGGAGCAGATCTCGATTAAACATACCGCATTTGATCGCGCGCTCTTTGCTAAAGGTGCCCTTAAATGTGTTGAGTGGTTAAGTCAGGGGCAAAAACCAGGACGTTACACGATTTTTGATGTTCTCAATCTTCATTAG
- a CDS encoding inositol monophosphatase family protein, with the protein MSSFTQVAKQVAIDSGRGIRSIYYRLDRLSPEQRADDQLFQQFYEKIEGDMIEALLKLYPDHTFYANYHSGLSNSPRFTWYVGLSGAENFRLMTPHFSITVALEMDGELQSAVIYDPIADKIVAEASKGLGVLSEDEEQRIRLGKSDGKIENAFLLTALTTKEDDLERFGQMQFKCKAQRILGDFAKDSALVIKGHYSAYYAPTFDLCTLKAVQLIAGEAGLLVTDYQGGEKVEQSGHVVVTHPKLLKELLQSLRL; encoded by the coding sequence ATGAGTTCATTTACCCAAGTTGCAAAACAGGTTGCGATTGATTCAGGTCGTGGCATTCGTTCAATTTATTATCGTTTAGATCGTTTAAGCCCAGAGCAGCGTGCAGATGATCAACTTTTCCAACAATTTTATGAAAAGATTGAAGGAGATATGATCGAAGCACTCTTAAAGCTCTATCCCGATCATACCTTTTATGCGAACTACCATTCCGGCTTAAGTAATAGCCCCCGTTTTACTTGGTATGTGGGTTTAAGTGGTGCAGAAAACTTCCGTCTTATGACCCCTCACTTCTCCATTACTGTCGCTTTAGAGATGGATGGAGAGCTGCAATCTGCCGTGATCTATGATCCAATTGCCGATAAAATTGTCGCAGAAGCATCAAAAGGCTTAGGTGTTCTCTCAGAAGATGAAGAGCAGCGTATTCGCTTAGGTAAGAGTGATGGTAAGATTGAAAATGCTTTTCTCTTGACGGCATTGACAACGAAAGAGGATGATCTAGAGCGTTTTGGGCAGATGCAATTTAAGTGTAAGGCGCAACGTATTTTAGGTGACTTTGCAAAAGATAGCGCTTTAGTGATTAAAGGGCATTATTCAGCTTACTACGCCCCCACTTTCGATCTTTGTACTTTGAAAGCAGTTCAATTGATTGCCGGTGAAGCAGGATTATTAGTGACCGATTATCAAGGTGGTGAAAAGGTTGAGCAGAGTGGTCATGTTGTGGTAACTCATCCAAAGCTTCTTAAAGAGTTATTGCAATCATTGCGTCTCTAA
- a CDS encoding phosphodiester glycosidase family protein, with the protein MLKRLSLQLYFLLIIAMLLCGRAMARGEDHGLRFKSERYQGHRYIAVEIDLNQADLTHHMVNPKTGKNYVTFGALRQLLRTKGEALLFAINSGIYTKEYKPLGLHIEDGTVLSPLNLVTSNRGQGNFSLLPNGVFFLTERNRAEILDTDRFHQRFKGDYQGIKAAVQSGPMLIINGEFNPYFFPESDSYRIRSGVCAQDQGRRVTFVVTEDNVNFYEFARFFKEELHCQNALYLDGTLARIYFNGRTYGASFWQSKPLVGIWSVIRPS; encoded by the coding sequence ATGCTAAAAAGATTAAGCTTACAACTCTATTTTTTACTCATTATCGCCATGCTTTTGTGTGGGCGAGCGATGGCGCGTGGTGAAGATCATGGATTACGCTTTAAGAGTGAGCGTTATCAGGGGCATCGTTATATCGCTGTTGAGATCGATCTCAATCAGGCAGATTTGACCCATCATATGGTCAATCCTAAGACAGGAAAGAATTACGTAACCTTCGGTGCTCTAAGACAGCTACTCCGAACAAAAGGGGAGGCGCTACTCTTTGCCATTAACTCCGGCATCTATACGAAAGAGTATAAGCCCTTAGGGCTCCACATTGAGGATGGTACGGTCCTCTCCCCCCTTAATTTGGTCACCTCCAATCGCGGGCAGGGGAATTTTTCTCTACTTCCTAATGGGGTCTTCTTCTTAACAGAGCGTAATCGTGCAGAGATTCTCGATACGGATCGCTTTCATCAACGTTTTAAGGGCGATTATCAGGGAATTAAGGCGGCAGTACAGTCAGGACCGATGTTGATTATCAATGGTGAATTTAACCCCTACTTCTTTCCGGAGTCGGATAGTTATCGTATTCGTAGTGGTGTCTGTGCGCAAGATCAGGGAAGAAGAGTCACTTTTGTTGTGACGGAAGATAATGTTAACTTTTATGAGTTTGCTCGCTTCTTTAAAGAGGAGCTCCATTGTCAAAATGCCCTCTATCTCGATGGGACTTTAGCACGTATCTACTTTAATGGTCGTACCTATGGCGCTTCTTTCTGGCAATCAAAGCCGTTGGTGGGAATCTGGTCGGTGATTCGGCCATCATAA
- the dnaA gene encoding chromosomal replication initiator protein DnaA, translating into MMKFSWKNCLEILALQMSEEEYSMWISPLEVVFKDDHVMVLAANEIVLRGVQTKFKTLLENAIVDESGFDIEIRYGLGTESEYEDHQVKKQSKRTTRRTGRARNVTKDSIREQSIETSNLNPDFSFDNFVEGKSNQFALAACAQVSKNPGTSHNPLFIYGNTGLGKTHLMHAVGNAIKEQYPDARLIYQHCDGFIEDIVRSMRNNTINELRHFYRTLDALLIDDIQLLSGKGGSQEVFFHTFNTLLDGGHQVILTCDRYPKELEAMEERLKSRFASGLTVDIKPPDFEHRVAILEQKAEAWGVDLPKDTKFFIGETVRANVRELEGALKQVNAMASFKGMPLTLEIAQEALRHLVEIQDRQITLANIQRTVASYFDLELSEILGKSRKANIVKPRQLAMYISRELTEHSLPEIGREFMRDHSTVMHAYDKISEELETNIRLKRDFDAIKASLLV; encoded by the coding sequence ATGATGAAATTTAGTTGGAAAAATTGCTTAGAAATTCTTGCGCTACAGATGTCGGAGGAAGAGTATAGCATGTGGATTTCACCACTTGAGGTGGTCTTCAAAGATGACCATGTCATGGTGCTTGCTGCAAATGAAATTGTACTTCGTGGTGTTCAAACTAAATTCAAGACATTATTAGAAAATGCCATTGTTGATGAGAGTGGTTTTGATATTGAGATTCGTTACGGATTAGGGACCGAATCTGAATATGAAGATCACCAAGTGAAGAAGCAGAGTAAACGAACAACTCGCCGTACAGGACGAGCGCGCAATGTTACAAAGGATTCTATTCGTGAGCAATCGATAGAGACGAGTAACCTCAACCCTGATTTCAGTTTTGATAACTTTGTGGAAGGGAAGTCGAACCAATTTGCATTAGCAGCGTGTGCGCAGGTCTCAAAAAACCCAGGTACCTCCCATAATCCGCTCTTTATCTACGGAAATACAGGATTAGGAAAAACCCACTTGATGCATGCTGTGGGGAATGCGATTAAGGAGCAATATCCTGATGCGCGTCTGATCTATCAACATTGTGATGGATTTATTGAAGATATTGTTCGAAGCATGCGTAATAATACGATCAATGAGTTGCGCCATTTTTATCGAACGCTCGATGCACTTTTGATCGATGATATTCAACTCCTCTCAGGTAAAGGGGGCTCGCAAGAGGTCTTCTTCCATACCTTTAATACTTTGCTCGATGGCGGACATCAAGTCATTTTGACCTGTGACCGTTATCCGAAAGAGTTAGAAGCGATGGAAGAGCGTCTTAAATCGCGATTTGCTTCCGGCTTAACGGTTGATATTAAGCCCCCTGATTTTGAGCATCGAGTGGCGATCTTAGAGCAGAAAGCGGAAGCGTGGGGTGTTGATCTCCCTAAAGATACAAAATTCTTTATTGGTGAGACGGTTCGGGCAAACGTTCGTGAGTTAGAAGGGGCTTTAAAGCAGGTTAATGCGATGGCCTCTTTTAAAGGAATGCCATTAACTTTAGAGATTGCTCAAGAAGCTCTTCGACATTTAGTGGAGATTCAAGATCGTCAGATCACATTGGCCAATATTCAGCGAACAGTTGCTAGTTATTTCGATCTTGAACTCTCTGAAATTTTAGGAAAGAGTCGAAAGGCGAATATCGTCAAGCCACGTCAATTAGCGATGTATATCTCGCGAGAGTTAACAGAGCATAGTTTGCCGGAGATTGGGCGTGAGTTTATGCGCGATCACTCCACGGTGATGCATGCTTATGATAAGATTTCCGAAGAGTTAGAGACCAATATTCGTTTAAAGCGTGATTTTGATGCAATTAAAGCCTCTTTATTAGTATAG
- a CDS encoding YheC/YheD family protein, translating to MISLGILRSYKLPGMSDRLIAMTAKEINGDAIFFNIEGVDFDKKIIKGLRLKNGMWVESVSLFPDIFFNDLPQSNALYQKYLQLERVSNRRLLIHHRTIDKAGCNSLFKNYPDIMPHLVPTFSVDKVSQIIAHLEQYRRIVLKPNSSHKGYGIKFIRQYDDTKYELLHETGKIELLTVTELSATLEKLLPEKRYHIQPEIISHLKGTNFPFVIRSYMGRGINGQWHNLFNYAAMDYQTGGVVNVSIGSALQFFPNFLERQFEPEAREVFIKKLRELSFKIVKAYQENLDEEIDAVGIDYVIDPDGKPYMVEINYYPGTRPHNDLCTYNQVRFAEYLCREGLNIMNRDL from the coding sequence ATGATTTCTTTAGGAATACTTAGAAGTTATAAACTCCCAGGCATGAGCGATAGGTTAATTGCTATGACAGCTAAGGAGATTAATGGTGATGCTATTTTTTTTAATATTGAAGGTGTCGATTTTGATAAAAAGATTATAAAAGGTCTTCGTTTAAAAAATGGTATGTGGGTTGAGTCAGTCTCTCTCTTTCCTGATATTTTTTTTAATGATTTACCCCAAAGTAATGCGCTTTATCAGAAGTATCTGCAATTGGAAAGAGTGAGTAATCGACGATTGTTAATACATCATCGAACAATCGATAAGGCAGGGTGTAACTCCCTATTTAAAAATTATCCAGATATTATGCCTCATCTTGTACCGACCTTTAGTGTTGATAAAGTATCTCAGATAATTGCGCATCTCGAGCAGTATCGACGTATTGTTTTAAAGCCAAATAGTAGCCACAAAGGGTATGGAATTAAGTTTATTCGACAGTACGACGATACAAAGTACGAATTACTTCATGAGACAGGTAAAATAGAGCTATTAACAGTTACCGAGTTGAGCGCTACTTTAGAGAAATTACTCCCAGAAAAAAGATACCACATACAACCAGAAATTATCTCTCACCTAAAAGGTACTAATTTTCCATTTGTTATACGATCCTATATGGGGCGAGGCATAAATGGACAGTGGCACAATCTATTTAACTATGCCGCTATGGATTATCAAACGGGTGGTGTAGTGAATGTAAGCATTGGTAGCGCTTTACAGTTTTTCCCTAACTTTCTTGAGAGGCAATTTGAGCCAGAGGCGCGAGAAGTTTTTATAAAAAAACTTCGAGAATTAAGTTTCAAGATAGTAAAAGCTTATCAGGAAAACTTAGATGAAGAGATTGATGCTGTAGGTATTGATTATGTGATTGATCCTGATGGAAAACCGTATATGGTTGAAATTAACTATTATCCAGGTACACGACCTCATAATGATCTTTGTACCTATAATCAAGTCCGTTTTGCTGAATATCTTTGTCGGGAAGGTCTTAACATTATGAATAGGGATCTGTAA
- a CDS encoding ABC transporter ATP-binding protein, translating into MQNRVQNNIINLEDINLSFGSREIFKNLSLAIPEGKITAILGPSGSGKTTLLRLLSGQILPNSGKVTLMGENVGTISERNLYKIRTKMGVLFQSGALFTDMTVFDNVAFALREHTKLDESMINTLVLLKLQSVGLRALKDSFPGQLSGGQARRAALARAIALDPALLLYDEPFAGQDPISMGVLIRLIKNLNDALKITSVVISHDVEEVLSIADHACILGEGRIIAYGSPEEIRHHQDPWVKQFINGESDGPVPFHIPTKPLEEVLF; encoded by the coding sequence ATGCAGAACAGAGTGCAGAACAACATTATTAATCTTGAGGATATCAACCTCAGTTTTGGATCGAGAGAGATCTTTAAAAATCTCTCATTAGCGATTCCAGAAGGAAAGATTACCGCAATCTTAGGGCCATCTGGCTCCGGAAAGACAACTTTGCTTCGCCTTTTAAGTGGTCAGATCCTGCCTAATTCTGGCAAAGTCACTTTGATGGGGGAGAATGTAGGTACAATCTCAGAGCGGAATCTCTATAAGATTAGAACCAAAATGGGGGTTCTCTTCCAATCAGGTGCGCTCTTCACCGATATGACGGTTTTTGACAATGTCGCTTTCGCCTTGAGAGAACATACTAAACTTGATGAGTCGATGATCAATACCTTGGTGCTCTTAAAGCTCCAATCGGTCGGATTGCGTGCGTTAAAGGATTCTTTTCCAGGGCAACTTTCCGGAGGGCAGGCGCGTAGAGCAGCTTTAGCACGGGCTATAGCGCTCGATCCGGCACTACTTCTTTATGACGAGCCCTTTGCTGGACAAGATCCCATCTCGATGGGGGTTTTGATTCGTCTTATTAAGAATCTTAATGATGCCTTAAAAATTACAAGTGTTGTGATCTCGCATGATGTTGAGGAAGTTCTCTCTATTGCAGATCATGCCTGTATTTTAGGGGAGGGGCGAATTATCGCTTATGGTTCGCCGGAAGAGATTCGCCATCATCAAGATCCTTGGGTCAAACAATTTATTAATGGAGAGTCAGATGGACCTGTTCCTTTCCATATCCCCACAAAACCGTTAGAGGAGGTTCTATTTTGA
- a CDS encoding YraN family protein produces MTNSKIQGNKGEKIAQNYLLKRDCEIIKQNFHSRYGEIDIIALEAADHPQEKCLLFIEVKYRRNEYFATAADAITPQKQERMRLTIETYLQQYPTDLPLRIDLITIVGEEPYKIEWLKNIF; encoded by the coding sequence ATGACGAACAGCAAAATACAGGGAAACAAGGGTGAAAAGATCGCTCAAAACTACCTTCTCAAGCGAGATTGTGAAATTATCAAACAGAACTTCCATTCGCGTTATGGGGAGATCGATATTATTGCCTTAGAAGCAGCAGATCATCCTCAAGAAAAGTGTCTCCTCTTTATTGAGGTAAAGTATCGCCGGAATGAGTACTTCGCCACCGCTGCCGATGCCATTACCCCACAAAAACAGGAGCGCATGCGTCTTACCATTGAGACCTATCTACAACAATATCCGACCGATCTCCCTTTAAGAATCGATCTTATCACCATCGTCGGTGAAGAGCCTTATAAAATTGAGTGGCTCAAGAATATTTTCTAA
- a CDS encoding MlaE family lipid ABC transporter permease subunit — MSNIITMTGEKSRGLVKNLGEATLLLVNILMNSWYLFKKPRLFVRQVYQLGILSLPIILLSGLFVGMVLCFQAFVNLINFGAEASVGTIVALALFRELSSVLTALLYTGRASSSLTAEIGLMRATEQWASYELMAINPVQYILTPRFWAGVIAVPILALLFSTIGIIGGYGVATISLGVDGGAYWSQMKSGVDFGVDIGLGVVLKSFVFGIISNLVALYIGLKGRATASGIARSTTDTVVISSLLILVADFLLTAMIFGV; from the coding sequence TTGAGTAATATTATCACCATGACTGGAGAGAAGAGTCGGGGATTAGTTAAGAATCTCGGTGAAGCGACGCTTCTACTTGTCAATATTTTAATGAACTCTTGGTATCTCTTTAAGAAGCCACGTCTCTTTGTTCGACAGGTCTATCAGTTAGGGATTCTCTCTCTTCCTATTATTCTCTTATCGGGGCTCTTTGTGGGAATGGTGCTCTGTTTCCAAGCCTTTGTAAACTTGATCAACTTTGGTGCGGAAGCTTCTGTTGGAACCATTGTGGCATTAGCGCTCTTTCGTGAGTTAAGCTCTGTTTTAACGGCGCTCCTCTATACAGGAAGAGCAAGCTCCTCATTGACCGCAGAGATTGGCTTAATGCGAGCTACAGAGCAGTGGGCAAGTTATGAATTAATGGCGATCAATCCCGTGCAATATATCTTAACGCCCCGTTTCTGGGCCGGCGTTATTGCGGTACCTATCCTCGCGCTTCTCTTTAGTACGATCGGTATTATTGGTGGATATGGTGTTGCGACCATCTCTTTAGGGGTAGATGGGGGTGCTTATTGGTCCCAAATGAAGTCAGGTGTCGATTTTGGTGTCGATATCGGGCTTGGGGTGGTTTTAAAAAGTTTTGTTTTCGGTATAATATCGAACCTCGTTGCGCTTTATATCGGATTAAAAGGGAGAGCAACCGCTAGCGGAATTGCTCGGTCGACGACCGATACAGTGGTTATTTCGTCACTATTGATCTTAGTGGCTGATTTCCTCTTAACAGCGATGATCTTTGGAGTATAG
- the dksA gene encoding RNA polymerase-binding protein DksA produces MKNQEFRGFTPYEIKEGEEYMNEAQREHFKLILEGWREALVQEGEKTVNNMQDEAFNLPDPNDRATQEEGFSLELRTRDRERKLLSKIEKTLRRLGLDDYGYCDMCGVEIGIRRLEARPTAELCIDCKEIEEQKEKARIN; encoded by the coding sequence ATGAAGAATCAAGAGTTTCGTGGTTTCACACCTTATGAGATTAAAGAAGGTGAAGAGTATATGAATGAGGCGCAACGTGAGCATTTTAAATTAATTTTAGAAGGCTGGCGCGAAGCATTAGTTCAAGAGGGTGAAAAGACCGTGAACAATATGCAAGATGAAGCCTTTAACCTTCCTGATCCTAATGATAGAGCAACACAAGAGGAAGGCTTCTCTTTAGAATTGCGTACTAGAGATCGTGAGCGTAAACTGCTTTCCAAAATTGAGAAGACCCTTCGTCGCCTCGGTTTAGATGATTATGGATATTGTGATATGTGTGGTGTTGAGATCGGTATTCGTCGTTTAGAAGCTAGACCAACGGCAGAACTCTGCATCGACTGTAAAGAGATTGAAGAGCAGAAAGAGAAAGCACGTATCAATTAG
- a CDS encoding MFS transporter yields MSENVKEQVAADAISTSQAEREEKALHKFSRYDWILGSKLAGLFSIRMLGIFIILPIYSFYTKELSGTTPLLAGLFISSYALTQIILQPLFGTVSDYFGRKMTITIGMALFVIGSLMIAFTDSIYMAIWGRVVQGSGAVSAVVLAFTSDVVREEIRGKTMALIGVSIGFTFGLAIFISPIIYGFFGGMGVFLLCAILGVIAIYVTLAQLPASEQHKENRENPKALMESIKEAWSDGDINRLYLGGFMLHLILTLGFTIFPWLLEGEGFLPQDSWKIYLPSFLIAIILIFPGVGVAERFRQFRLFFLISIAALIIALIALAFVSGYGNYLFFMTLFFWGFNMMEAMQPSLMSRLAPTQNRGMVMGFFSSSQFLGASVGGILASVIFGYFTALPVLIVGAVLLALWFIIAIPMRNPQKRSEKGEDEASHEKEDEIPVA; encoded by the coding sequence ATGAGTGAAAATGTGAAAGAGCAGGTCGCAGCAGATGCGATTTCAACTTCTCAAGCTGAAAGGGAAGAGAAGGCGCTCCATAAATTTAGTCGATATGATTGGATCTTAGGATCAAAACTAGCCGGACTCTTTTCGATTCGGATGTTAGGGATCTTTATTATTCTACCGATCTACTCCTTCTATACTAAAGAGCTTTCAGGAACAACCCCACTTCTTGCCGGGCTCTTTATTAGTAGTTACGCCTTAACACAGATTATTCTACAACCGCTCTTCGGTACCGTATCTGATTATTTTGGGCGGAAGATGACGATCACAATTGGGATGGCACTCTTTGTGATAGGAAGCTTGATGATTGCCTTTACCGATTCGATCTATATGGCGATCTGGGGGCGCGTTGTTCAGGGTTCTGGCGCCGTCTCGGCAGTTGTACTAGCCTTTACAAGTGATGTGGTAAGAGAGGAGATCCGCGGTAAAACGATGGCGCTGATCGGTGTTAGTATCGGCTTTACCTTTGGTCTTGCGATCTTTATCTCCCCCATCATTTATGGTTTTTTTGGAGGAATGGGCGTCTTTCTTCTCTGTGCGATTTTGGGGGTGATTGCGATCTACGTTACATTAGCGCAATTGCCGGCAAGTGAGCAGCATAAGGAGAATCGGGAAAATCCCAAAGCATTGATGGAATCGATTAAAGAAGCATGGTCTGATGGTGATATTAATCGACTCTATCTCGGTGGCTTTATGCTTCATCTTATCTTAACGCTTGGGTTTACCATCTTTCCTTGGTTACTCGAAGGGGAAGGTTTCCTGCCACAAGATTCATGGAAGATCTATCTGCCAAGCTTTCTGATCGCTATTATATTGATCTTTCCCGGCGTAGGTGTTGCCGAGCGCTTTCGTCAATTTAGATTATTCTTCTTAATCTCGATTGCGGCGCTGATTATTGCGCTGATTGCTTTAGCTTTTGTCTCTGGATATGGTAACTATCTCTTCTTTATGACCCTCTTTTTCTGGGGATTTAATATGATGGAAGCGATGCAACCCTCCTTGATGAGCCGCTTAGCACCCACGCAAAATCGTGGAATGGTGATGGGATTCTTCTCATCGAGCCAATTTTTAGGTGCTTCTGTCGGCGGGATTTTAGCAAGTGTAATCTTTGGCTACTTTACAGCCTTACCGGTATTGATTGTGGGAGCTGTGCTTCTGGCGCTCTGGTTCATTATTGCTATTCCGATGCGCAATCCACAAAAGCGGAGCGAAAAGGGAGAAGATGAGGCATCTCATGAGAAAGAGGATGAGATACCGGTGGCATAA
- the rsmI gene encoding 16S rRNA (cytidine(1402)-2'-O)-methyltransferase yields MSTCYVVATPIGNLQDMTPRAVETLKSVKAIFAEDTRVSAKLLLHFGINVPLISLHEHNEMSRLEKITDYLSAGDSVAIISDAGTPLISDPGFTVVQHLRKEGFLVVPIPGVSAIITALSVAGIPTDRFTFIGFLPSKKGQRQSELAQLAKAAETLIFYESSHRILAMLADLVATFGAERKIFVGREMTKRFEDYRYGTAESLYHHYEHHSSEIRGEFVVVTTGEKQVTEAGDLSYKLLLETLMAEKLPLKQISTILHKVTGRAKNELYQELLALKDEESSS; encoded by the coding sequence ATGTCAACTTGTTACGTTGTTGCAACCCCGATCGGAAATCTTCAAGATATGACGCCAAGAGCGGTGGAAACCTTGAAGAGTGTCAAGGCAATTTTTGCAGAAGATACGCGTGTATCGGCAAAATTATTGCTTCATTTTGGCATTAATGTTCCACTGATCTCTCTCCATGAACATAATGAGATGAGTCGATTAGAGAAGATTACTGACTATCTCTCCGCCGGTGATTCAGTGGCGATCATCTCAGATGCCGGCACCCCTTTGATCTCCGATCCCGGTTTTACTGTAGTACAACATCTACGAAAAGAGGGATTTCTAGTCGTTCCTATCCCGGGAGTGAGTGCGATAATTACGGCGCTCTCTGTTGCCGGTATTCCAACCGATCGTTTTACCTTTATCGGTTTTCTCCCCTCTAAGAAAGGGCAGAGACAATCAGAATTAGCGCAACTTGCGAAAGCGGCAGAGACTTTAATCTTTTATGAGTCAAGCCATCGAATTTTAGCGATGTTGGCAGATCTTGTGGCGACCTTTGGCGCAGAGCGAAAGATCTTTGTTGGGCGAGAGATGACAAAACGCTTTGAAGATTATCGCTATGGTACGGCAGAGTCGCTCTATCACCATTATGAGCACCATAGCAGTGAGATCCGTGGGGAGTTTGTTGTGGTGACGACCGGTGAAAAGCAAGTCACTGAAGCAGGAGATCTCTCTTATAAGCTTCTCCTTGAAACATTAATGGCAGAGAAGCTCCCTTTAAAACAGATCTCCACCATATTACACAAAGTGACGGGAAGAGCTAAAAATGAGCTCTATCAAGAATTATTAGCATTGAAAGATGAGGAGTCATCATCATGA
- a CDS encoding disulfide bond formation protein B: MSPRTIYFILGLLPLAAIAYAKFYLEDIQLLEPCPYCMLQRGILLLFTALFWLSGLFVQRGSRFIASLSSLLFVIVGALGLLIAGKHIYLQLNPVDTLGCTQTTLAITEVFDYQIVKDLLLTGGDCSTIDWTFLGLTIPMWTAVLFLLLTIIGLLMNRYMRHNVVRRPYY; the protein is encoded by the coding sequence ATGTCTCCCCGTACGATCTATTTTATCTTAGGCCTACTGCCCTTAGCGGCGATCGCTTATGCTAAGTTTTATCTCGAAGATATTCAGTTATTAGAGCCATGCCCGTACTGCATGCTACAACGGGGAATATTGCTTCTCTTTACAGCACTCTTTTGGTTGAGTGGGCTCTTTGTGCAGCGAGGCTCGCGCTTTATCGCCTCCCTCTCTTCACTTCTTTTTGTTATTGTGGGTGCTCTGGGGCTCTTGATTGCCGGCAAACATATCTATCTTCAACTCAATCCCGTCGATACATTAGGCTGCACCCAAACAACTTTGGCGATTACGGAAGTTTTTGATTATCAAATTGTGAAAGATCTTCTCTTAACGGGGGGAGATTGTAGTACTATCGATTGGACTTTCTTAGGTTTAACCATTCCGATGTGGACGGCGGTTCTTTTTCTTCTATTGACGATAATTGGGTTATTGATGAATCGTTATATGCGTCACAATGTTGTACGACGACCCTACTATTAA